gtatcatatatgtGGGTCTCATAGGAAATACCTTCGTATTTGGATTTAATTTGGACTACATAGGTGTACACACTATAGGCTTTTGAACACGTTCTATATGGGTATCTTGTTATGTGTCCTACATATATGTTGGTtcatagaaaattttttataagtcTACATCATAAACCATGGAGAAACAAAccataattttcaattcaattagtTTGGTTAAAGTAAATGGTTTGAGATTTTGTCAAACtatttttacaatttgatttaaaaatttttctaaaccagatcaaatcaaattgtgTACACTCCTACCACCTtctccttctctctctttctcagcAATAGTCACTTAACACTACCATCATTGACCATATCTTCTTGGACTTCCACCTCTACCTCACCATCTTCCAACCTAAATATGACTCTTTATGCACCGATTTCACCCTTTTGGGTTGCCTTATCATTGACCTCTCTAGCGACCAAATCTTTATCGCTATTTAGTGACACCTTGGTTGTGATCCAACTCACACTTctgaacattttttattttctattttttaaaatattaggaaataaaaatgaacattttatccttttatcataaatttataattaatagagttaaatttttgtataatttatatattttataggccaaaccactatttcccacccaaggtttgatgtattctcaaaagtctccctttaactatggaaacaccaaatacccacccatgaccggttagatttaaccaaaccctaacgcctgaaaattttatctccttttgcccccctaaactttaaaaactgaaattttccccccgcctaagttttaaaaaatggtagtttcaccctagggtttggttttgaaatctccagcggcctctccggctccgttgccgacgaccgctccctcccgaagcaacctctccttccggcgatctctttcctcccatttggaggtccgatcgacgcccggagacgtcgtgggagacgaagaacttcgtcggacGAAGACGACGCCttcgtcttcctagaagaagacctctgggaagacgaagaacttcgtctcccacgacgtctccgggcgtcgatcggacctccaaatgggaggaaagagatagCTGAAAGGAGAGgttacttcgggagggagcgaccgtcggcaacggagccggagagttcaaaaccaaaccctagggtgaaactgtgattttttaaaacttagggtgggggaaaattttagtttttaaagtttaggggggcaaaattagattctattttagtttatttttaatattatagcaaaaatgatgattttacccctaccaccatTAGAGTTtgattaaatctaaccggccatgggtgggtgtttggtgtttccatagttaaaggggggacttttgagaaaacgctaaaccttgggtgggaaatagtcgtttggcctattttatAAGTGAAAgaagtatttatatatatcaaaataaagagTAGGTTTGAGAGAAGATAGTTTAAGTtaagaaaatcaattaaatagaaaaataaaagtcttAAGGACACACAATGGTCTagaatttcataataaattgttttttgatTTGTGTAAACAATCTAGAATTCTTGTGCATAGGACTTGTGTGAACATTCCTTAGCAAAATGGTTTTACTGGGAGGATGaatataactattttaaataaGGTTAGGTGTATGTTGGCTGAATCCGGTTTGAATAAAAAGTTGTGGGCAAAAGCAATTGCTACTGTCTATTACTTAATAAATAGGTCCTTTTCTCagccttaaattttaaaaaacctgTGGAATTATGGTCAAAAAGACCACCATAGTTAGATCACTTGAGGCCTTTTGGATGACTCCTTATATTCACACAAATAAAGGGAAACTGAATTGTAGAGCTGTAAAAGTTGTATTTTTAGGGTATCCTATGAGGACAATTGTTATAAAGTTTGGATATTTGATGAACATAAGTTTGTTATGTGTCaagatattgttttttaatgaattaatgttCTATAAAGATCTTTTTACTCATAGATAGAATCTACAGTCTAGATAAGTCAAATTAAGGTGAAAAGTTTTGAGTTTATCTAATAATAACTAGTCTCAACAATCAAGTGATGAACTTGATTAAGTTATAAATCCAATTCATGCTTCAATGCATGAAAATATAGACTTGAATCAGCAACCACCataaaatgtctttaaattCGACTAGGTTAGACAGTGATAATAATAttgatcttttatattattagttggCTAGGGATAGAGTTAGGAGGGACATTAGACCACCTTCTAGATTTGCATAAGTTGAACTTATTTCATGTGCATTTCAAATTGGAGATGCTACTGAGAGAATGAACCCCTCAATTATAAACAGGTTTGtcataataaagataaattaaaatgactTAAAGCCATAGAAGATGAGATGatttctttacaaaaaaaaaaaaaaaaaaacatggtcACTACTGTTATTATTATCCTTTTATATGATAGTTTGGAAGAACAATTTTTTATGGAATAACTTAagtgttttattaaatatgtttatgaAAATAAAGTATGTTTATTGCATAAATCTCTCCAAGTATTAAAATAGTCCCCCATGTAATAGTATAcaagttttgattaatatgttttGTCAATTGGTTTTTCCAAGTGTAGTTTGATCACCCTGTTTATCTTCTAGGAAACTATAAAGATAGTTAtgtatacttatatatgttGCTGACATGTTTATTGCTTCtaaatatttgaatgatttACATGAGCTAAAAGAACTATTGGAAactgattttaaaatgaaagatttagagTTAGCGAAAAGAATTATTGGCATGGATGttaaaagagataaagaaaaaggaattttaACATCATCTCAATCCAATTATGTTAAAAAGGTACAAGATTGTATGGTATGTTGAATGCTAAATCTATTAACACACTTACAAGaatttactttaaaatgaaattcgttttaaatgatttgttttatgttgaatttgcttatgtgaaaaaaatttcttatttaaatgtGATTGACAATTTGATATATGCTATGATAGGTACCATACCTGATATTGTTTATGCAATTAGTTTTGTGAGTAGGTTTATGAATTCACCTTGTAAGGAACAACAAAATGGTTGTTGAAATATATGAAAGGGTTTTGTGATGTTGGTTTGATATTTTGTCTAATAAAACTAATCAATTTCTTCTGAAAAAATATTGCAATTTGATTATGTTGctgattttgacaaaaaaagaTCCTTAACTGGTTATATTTTCACAATTGGTAGAAATGTTGTGAGTTAAAAAAGTTGTCCGCAACACATTATTACATAGTCAACAATTGAGGTTGAATATAGGGCTTTAACTAGAGCTATAAAGAAACCTTTGTGGCTTAAATGGGTTACTAATGAACTTGGCTTAGTAGATAGTAAACAGGTTGTCTTTTATGATTCACAAAGAATTGTTCAATTGTTAAGGAATAGTTACTTCCATGATATGATAAGAACATTGATGTCGGACTACATTTTGTGATAGACATTATGGCCAATGAATAAGTCAAGgcgaagaaaattttatttggagAAAATCTGGTTGACATGTTAACCAGGACCGTTTCAGTAAGTTTAAAGCAGCCTTACACTTAGCCAACATTGGTTATATCTAGTTTTATATTGGGTCTATAGAGAATATTTTCTAGCTGATATTCATGTGTCCGTTTAAGCTAAGGTGGGTTTCACTATATGTGGCTTAAAATATCTACTAGTGGTAATACTGTAATTTTGTAATTAGGGTTAGATTAGTCATTTTTGGTGCATGAgttgttttattaattccaGGTTAAGATTTTGTTAACCCTAGATATATAAACCTAGGGTTATCAATCAATTAACTTAATCAATTAATCTTTTCATAAAGTTTGGGTGTTTAGCTCTGCTAGGGTTTTTAAAATCTCTATATTCTCTTCGATCTTGGTTAAATCTAGTGCAAAATTTTTGCACTCATTTTAGGGTTTCTTTGTTTCAGTTCATTTACATAAGtttgtaaaaattgaaaaatcttgtaGTATAAATTGTAACATTCTATTGTACTTTAGTGAATTTGATTAGAAGATCTTCTCTACCTATATTGTAGAATTTcttttatatcttaattataGGATTTCTTTTATGAAATCCAAACCAAATAAACTGGTTTATGCCTATAATTCTCCTTTCTTGCATGTGTTTTTATTGTAATCTGTAAATTGACCCTAAAATCTACAAATAAGGAAAATATTTGAAGGAACTcattttattacataaatttCATAGATTAATAACACATGGTGAAGCATAGTTACGATTCTCTTGTGTCTTTGCAATGATTTTATAGGAGATAAAAGTTgccattaaaataaataacaagaatttggtctaaagagataaaaatatgaGGACTGACAGTTCACGTTTTGCAATAATAATGTGGGTCAATCTATGCCATTATTCCGATCTATCATAAAATTGACTTCCGAGTATTAACCTTTGTCACGTAaatgaaattgtgaaaaaatTACTTACTAAAGGTCTTTTTGAATGTTTATGTTTGGATCTTTAGGCATTTTGGATTTTGAAAATGAACTTCTCTCTTCTTCAGAAAGCTTCAATTCCAAAGGCATTCAACTCTTTGACAATAAAAAAGAGGAACAATTTAAAAGCAAGAAAACAGTAGAAAGcagaaacatatatatattggttTTATCTTGAGTCAAACATACTGTTTATATATTGTTGTAGCAACTTTACCCACGAGAAGATAAATAAGTCTCCTAACTTAATCATAAGTCAtgatttttgctttcttttttcctcttctttcgGCTACCACTACTTTCTGTACTAGAATAACTACATCACACTAAGCCCTGACGCGAGCGTGCATATCATTCTGTCATTTTCTCACACTTTTGGCTTTTCAAAATCCACCATGTTGCATGCAACTCAGTCTTCTCCTGTCACTAATACCACTTTTTGATCTTGCTAAATAATCACTTGATATATATAATGCCTAGCTAAATCCAGGCTATGGACATCGTTGGCGTAAGCGAAATTTAAGGCAAAGATTATAGTTTCCAGTATTGAAGGAAGTTCAAATCACAAGCTCTAATGCCTCcaattatgtttttgtttcacAGGCCTAAAAATATGTAATAGAGGAGGGTTACTGGTAAAGAAACTAGCATTCCAAAGATAACCCTGCgaaaagagataaatttaaaGTGTTATCAGtgaatatattatgattattacaAGTAAAAGAAAAGAGGGGGGAAATGAGCTTTTTCAGTCACTGATTCATGATTATGTCCAATTAGTTGTGCCaaagttaataattaaatttcattttcctaAAGCTCCCTGGATTTATGCTTTGCTAAAGTTGTCAGAGAAAGCAAAGTGGATTCCTTAAGGCAATTGTGGATTGATTATTCTTACTTACCCTGTACTCAGTATATCAGGATGCAAACCATACTCCCGGGCGAAAACAAATGGTACAATTCCCTGAGGAAGAGCTGCCTGAAGTTCATCATCAACAAAATGTCAAATCTTCCATAAAATGCGGTTACCTTTTTTGCAAGCATGGAgaggatatattattataccTGCACAATGGCAGCGTGGAGCTTAACCCTTTTGAGTCCAACGGCAAGCGACGCTGCGGTCATTACAACGGGGCCGCAGATGAACCGGATCGCCATCCCTATCGTTGCTCTTTTGGTGCCGCAGGCAATGATCCGGGGCTGCAGGGCCATGAACAAACCTGCAAATTTTGGCACATCAGTCCAAACCAAAGTTACCATTTCTGCATATCAAACTTCATGTGAAGGTAACATGATAATCATAATTGCTGCCATTTATATTGATGGCAAAGCATTATGAAATTAcgtgaataaaaaaaaaaaaaaactgaaaatgaaaatacCTAAACTGAACATGGCCATTCCGAGCCCTGCAtctgaaattattttgattgaatatttcaCCAAACTGGGCATCCCCACATCCCATCTGTTCAAAGAAATTAATCCAGCAAATCACATTTTAGGTTCACAACTgggaaaattttattcaaataatatgattaatgaACGAATGAGCTCACTTGAATGAGATTAGAGACCAAAGAAGGCCTAGAACACTTGAGTATGTGTTTGGATTCCGAGAAAGTTTCCTCCCAACTACTGTAAGAATGAGTCGAATCATCACTAAGGCATGCGGCATTTTCTGATCTCCTGTAGCTTCTTTGGCTTCAGTATTATCCTCTGGCATTGGAATTTTTGCATTGTCTCTGAAACTTATTTCTTTATCTGATCATTCAACATAAATTCAAGgatttaaaaataagtaaaattatatattaagaaaatgatACATACTTGGATACTATAGTCTCATtttgttatcaataaaattatataaatacatttttaaatacatatatgatatattataatattatttaaaattttaaattacaatatatatacctatttatatatttaaaattatgtgcatataacattgttctttTGATAAACACTaatactatatacataaataaatatatacataaataaaaacagtACTGCATACACACACTTTTGAATGCATAACTAGATACATttataatgtgttatcatgtaattgagtattattttatctttaattcaaaatcatctactcatatgataatatattatctgtgtacctaattatatacttaaatatgtatgcatataattttattatataaaactctACTCTcataagtatataaaaaatatagtaaaactATACGCATATATTTGAATACACAATGAACTACACTGATGATATATCAATacataatttagtaattttaaatttaagataaaataacacataattatataataaacccatcatttattttttcaattatataattaaaaatttgtatacaagAGATTCCCCAACAAAATAACttcattattaatatgaaaagaaaaaaaaaaggtaaaagcgTGGCCGACCATAATTAATGAGATTCTTTACTAAGGGAGGTAATTagagaaataattaataatcacCATACCCCTTATCATTACACACGTGCTCAAAGCTAATGATGTTGGGTGTGAAATTAATAAGatccaataaaaattaaaattattatcttaccCCACTTTTTTTTGTCtgcctaattttaattttatatgggGAAACTTGGGAcaatatttggttaaaaatattattatccaaattaattacttatttaCACGTGTGTGGTTTCCAAGGTTAAAGATTTTGGAGATCTTAATAGAAAATGTTGAAGGTGGTCAAATATTTGTATCATTGGATATGACCCTAGGCTAGGAGAGATTCTACTTCTATAATCACAACAACCTTTTCCTATGGTCAATGGCAGAAATAATGGTATTAATAATTCTTAAATAAGtctattttattgatttagGTGAAttcaaaatgtaattttaaactaaaaattattttattttttatgttaaatataattttgaaatataagattatattaattttcttaaaccgataccaatttttttttaatattgagaCTTCATTGAGTTTGaaagacagaaaaataaataaataaataacaggGGCCACGTTCACTCTGAACCTAATCAAAGTTAAACTCCTTCCAATGTAttactaaatttaatttgttagttAATTCCGTTATTAGAACGTCACCAAACAAGACAAAATCTATTGAACATGTCCGTTTCAGAGACACCAAGTACATCCAAAAGCTGCTCATGTTTCCGTTTTCCTCAAATCTGATctctcttaaatttatttttaccttaatGTCAAATTCTTCGGTGTTACAATGActtaaagagagagaaaattaagTAATGATATGAACGTACCCGCGACGTCTTTGCTTTGAGACATCCCTGGTGACTCCCACATCTTTCTCACGCCAGGAATCACCGGAGACGGCTGCCGGTAGAATTTTCCGTTGACCGGAGATCGAGCCCATGTGGGAGTATTGGTTGTCATGACGGTGATGGTATCCATCTCATTGAAGTTCGAGGCGCGTGGCGTGGGCTGCAAGGAGTAGGCGTCGGAAGACGCATAGCCCGAAAGCCGCGGACTGGTGGCGGAGCCCCAGAACACGATTTCGTTGTTTGAATTGTAATGGTATTCGTGCAATGGAGCCGGAGTGTTAATGGAGAATATCTCAGCATTTGAGAGATTTGACGCTCTGGGAGTGAGACATATGGAGGATGATATAGCTGAGTCCGGAGCAGATGACGTGGACCGCCGGATACGGACGCGGATGCGGCCATTACCGTCGGTTTCCGATTCTGTTTTAATTGGGTCACGGCCATCAAGGGATATGACGTCGTTGTCGAGCTCAAACTTGGTGATGGAAGCCGCTGCAGCACCAGGGAATTGTGTTTGGATTAAAACAGTAGCCGCTCTGTATTCGAACAGAAAAAGCAAAAGTGTGTACCTGCaaagaaaaaaaccaaaacGACAAGAAAATGTGTAAGATGATTTTCTTTACTTTGTCAAAGAAAGTTAGCTTTTTTAATTGTAGAAAGAATTTGCTTTTCAGGTAAAAAGTGTTTTTGATCCTGGTTgtgatttgaaaattcaaacttttcaGCTCCATTGAAAAGTGGTCAAGCCAGAGAAGACGACAAACTTGTTATACCAGATAATACATTGAAGAACGACGACTTGCACCATGAGGCTCTGAGTGAAGTCCCCGTACATGGCGTTGAGCAAAGGGATGCCCATGACGAGAGTGTTGGGCAAAGTGGCGACTGAGAAAAGAGTGATGAGCCAATCCAAGCTGCCATGGAAGAAGAGGGCCCAAACGGAGAGCAAGAAAAGAACAGAAATCTTGGACAAAGTATCGGCCAAGATGAACTTGGTATCCATTTGGTAAGGATTGTTTTGAGCGATGAAGTGGAAAGACAATACAGGAACGGCAAAAACGGCGACGAATCGATTGATGCCGGAGCAATGCTCGGGCGTGAAGATTCGCCACCACTTGACGGAGCCGTAAGCCACTAGCATTGCGAAGTATAGAGGCACCATGGCGCACATCACCTTGTAGAAATCATCTGCAGTAATCATTTTGAGAGGATGGTGAGTTTGATTGAGGGAGACTTATGTTCTATGTAAATTTCATTGAGGTGCGTGTATATATAGGACTTCTGTGGACGGATTTGACCTCAGAAAAGTTGTTGATTTACTGGGGAGTACTGTTGTTGGCGGGAATTTCGGTTGGTAAGATTAATGATGAATTATGTTGTGATGGCTTGGTTGTTCCACGAGGCAAACATCTTCTTATTTCATTAATGTagacataaaatataattacctAATTCATTCTACACGTACCcttatcataaaattttcaatattaattgttaatatatatatataatattgtcaaaatagaaaatattattacaataaaaattaattaaaataatcttattatagAGATATATTCAATATTAACTATAACTTTAAGGACTATGTGAATATAACCCAAAAAATGGTTTGTGTTAAAATCATCCAAATATATAAAGGAGCTTTGATTATGGTTGACCTTGCAAATCTTctatttttcatcaatttttcaatcaaattcatctCCCATATGGGTTATAAGATTAGTATTAATTGattgttttaacttttattgatttgtttttcatttttgtttggaatttcaaatttttgtgatgaatatatttttaagtttgaaattgattattaatttatgaaaattgattatttgttataCTATGGTGTAATTTGTGTCTTGAAActataaaatttgttgaaaaattatagattttatgTGGATAGGAAGTTTAGAGTTTATAGCTAAATTTTcgaatttttctttaaatggtaacattttttaaattaaaattggttGTTGATTGATGGAAAAATATTCATAGTTAATGAATGGTTTGATATGTGGAGTGAAACAATGAATTTGGTCGAAAATTTGATGATTTCTTATTGGTCCCAATAGGAGTGATAAGGCCTATCTACTATTCATCACAGGTAGGAAATAAATTGATAGGCAATGTGACTACTAAGGGCAAATGGATATTTGTCCAACCATGCCTACCTAtggggaaaatgatattttctattaggggtaaaatgatattttacatttctgttttttttttttatataaagtatgattgtaaaattttctaacattgtattttatttttacatttaattgaattaatatgaattttgtttctttatattCCATAAATTTTAAGGAAGGGAGAAATAGGTTCCCTTTAGTGCAATATTTTATGGTAAAATTTACAGTTAAATGATACAAGAACACATTAGCAAACTTCTAGGAAAGCTAAGTGAGAGTTAAGGCAACTTTTTTTTGGGGGATGTGCTTTGCACCTTTTATTGATGTTGAGAAGCATAGGTTTAGTGTTATGCTCATCTATTCAGTGTTCTTTCGGCAAATCAATCATGAGACTCATTAgtaaagttttggttttgacTTAATAGAGTGGATGTCTGTTTTAGCCTATTGGAGTTTGTCATGGTGCCCGAATTGATGCAATCAATTGTAGAGACCCCATAACCATATGTGTCGGTCTTAAGGACAAACAAATAGAAGTCGAGATATTTTTCTAGATGTAACTCGTTAGTTACGAGGATCTATTTTTAGCTTTTGAGGCATAGGTCTAAGGGACAACAACAAGGATTCTATCAAAATCATGGTATTTATTTTCATCACAATAGGTTTATCATAACACCCTTTCTAAAAGTCTTACCCTTCGAAGGAAAGTATTACTAACTCTTAACCAACAATGTAAAATAGggtaaaataaaaaccaaactcATTCATTCTATccaaaattaccaaaatatcctaataaataaaagaatatggaAATATCCTAATCTAGGTTGAAAAAGGGATTCAACACCCTAGTCATGTGACTCAATCTTTCAAGCTTGAACACTTATTGAAAATATCCTAATCAAGGTAAGCAACCAATAAAGTTTGCAAAATAGAGATTGTACACTATTGAACACCCACTAATAGTTGTTGAAGGAAACCTTATATGGGTTACTCATGCTTCTGAATGGGCATgcactttttttcctttttcttttttctcaattcGAGTGTATAAAGGATGGTTTAGAGATGCATCTTGAACTGGTTCAATGATTGCTATGATGAAGGAATGTGTCCTAATTAAAAGGGTCAAAGAGGCTAGGTTGGGCTTGACCCCTATATTTTTGGCATGGTCGAAATCGGCCTGACAAAGAAAAAGTGGGTCATGCTAGGCCCACAAGCTTTAATAGGTTATGCCTTGGGCCATGAGATAAGGCTTCCAAGCTAGTTTGACACAACCTactaaaaatgttaaaaaattatatttaaaaaaaattatttaaaaattattaaaatttcataatttagtaGGTCGGCCCGCTAAAGGCCTATGGGGGCATAACCCTAGAGGCCTTGGGTCTTGCCCTAAGCCTGATGTTTTTGTTAGATCAGCCTAGCACAAAGGCTTGCCAAGTGGCAAGCCTTAACCTGACCTAATATGTGTATCTGGTAGGTCATGTTGGGATCAGCCCACCCTGACCTACTAACACCTCTAGTCTCAATTGGATGGTCCTATAAGAGTGACATTATGGTTGAACCTTAATTCGTTAGAATTTTTGTAACATGGTGTTCTCTCATTCCATCTTTCATGAGCATTTAGGAAGTTGTTTtacaataaaaaggaaaagggaAGTTGAGTGTTATAATGTGTAATGAATAGGAACTTTcttcaaaacaaggttttcCTTCTAACATCAAACTATTTATGTGATTTTTGTATACCAACTAAAAGTATATAATACATTAGTCTTGCATAAGAGACGCTATGATAATAGTGATTAgaattttaagataaatttgttATCTACTATATATAATGATTATATGTGAAATATCaggtgaaattttgcatgagcaaataacaaagaaaaaagagtttTAACATAGTTCAGCTCATCACTCAAATGTCTAAAtcta
This is a stretch of genomic DNA from Mangifera indica cultivar Alphonso chromosome 11, CATAS_Mindica_2.1, whole genome shotgun sequence. It encodes these proteins:
- the LOC123229145 gene encoding auxin efflux carrier component 6, which produces MITADDFYKVMCAMVPLYFAMLVAYGSVKWWRIFTPEHCSGINRFVAVFAVPVLSFHFIAQNNPYQMDTKFILADTLSKISVLFLLSVWALFFHGSLDWLITLFSVATLPNTLVMGIPLLNAMYGDFTQSLMVQVVVLQCIIWYTLLLFLFEYRAATVLIQTQFPGAAAASITKFELDNDVISLDGRDPIKTESETDGNGRIRVRIRRSTSSAPDSAISSSICLTPRASNLSNAEIFSINTPAPLHEYHYNSNNEIVFWGSATSPRLSGYASSDAYSLQPTPRASNFNEMDTITVMTTNTPTWARSPVNGKFYRQPSPVIPGVRKMWESPGMSQSKDVADKEISFRDNAKIPMPEDNTEAKEATGDQKMPHALVMIRLILTVVGRKLSRNPNTYSSVLGLLWSLISFKWDVGMPSLVKYSIKIISDAGLGMAMFSLGLFMALQPRIIACGTKRATIGMAIRFICGPVVMTAASLAVGLKRVKLHAAIVQAALPQGIVPFVFAREYGLHPDILSTGVIFGMLVSLPVTLLYYIFLGL